CCCTCCAACTGCTGCGCCAGGCCGAACAGACCAAACGCATTTTCAACATCGTCCTGGGCTCCATTGCCGCCATTTCGCTCCTGGTGGGCGGCATTGGCATCATGAACATCATGCTGGCCACCGTCACCGAACGCACCCGCGAAATTGGCATCCGCCGCGCCCTGGGCGCCACCCGGCGGGACATCACCATGCAATTCCTGGTGGAAACGGTCGTCCTGGCGGTCGGCGGCGGACTCATCGGCGTGCTGGTGGGCATCATCACCCCTGTCATTGTCTCTCACCTCACCACCATGAAGACCATCATCACCCTCTGGTCCGTCCTGGTGGCCTTTGGCATCTCCGGCGCTGTCGGCATCATCTTTGGCCTTTATCCTGCCAAGGCCGCCGCCCAACTCGACCCCATCGAAGCCCTGCGGCACGAATAACCGCGCCCCCATTGGTCCCCCCTGGCCCCCCGCCCGCCCAGGCCCAGTCAGGTATTGCCTGCGTGGATGAATTATGATTTAGTTTCATCATGAACACCCGGCTAAAACTCGCCGTTGTCGTGGTGTTGCTATTGCTGGCTGCCAGCGCCCTCACCACCTGGTATTTCCTGCAACAACGCCTATCCTCCACCAGCCCGCCTGCGGTCGCCAGGGTCCCGGCGCCAGCGCCTGCGCTGGCTAGTGAGCCTGCCCCGCCGCCCATCCCCCCGATGCCCGATGCCCAGCCTCCCCGCCGCGGCAAACCGCCGCCGGTGGACCCCCTCGCCCGCGAAGCCCTGCAGCGCGTCGGCGCGGACCCCGAGGCCACGGCCTACTGGATTCAAGCCATTAATGACCCCCGCCTGCCCCGCGGCGAACGGAAAGACTTGATTGAGGACCTCAACGAGGATGGCTTCACCGACAAGAAACGGCCCACCTTGGAAGACCTCCCGCTGGTGGAGGCCCGCATTGAACTCATCGAATTGCTCGCCCCCCATGCCATGGATGAGGTCAATGCCGATGCCTTTCAGGAGGCCTACAAAGACCTGCTCCAAATCCGCAGCCGGTTGACTGGCCAGCCCCTCGGCCCAATTCCCCGCCTGGTCCCCCGCTAAACCAGCGGCAGCGCGTGGGCCATCATCCGTTGGCGGCCAAGGCCTCGCCCACTTGAGCGTGGAGCGCGGCGGGCCGGTTGCACTCCCCGGCCGGCCCCATTTAATAAATCCGGCTTCCCCAACGTCCAACGTAGGGAAAAACGGTTTGACTTGGCCTGCCGCAGCTTCATGCTGGCAGCGTCCAAAGAGAAAGGTTAGTCCATGCCGCAAGCCATCATGGATCCAGAGGACGTGAGGCGCTTTGCCGAAGAGCTGCAGCGCTTCAATCGTGATTTACAAAACCGGCTCAGCTCACTCCAGGCCCGCTTTGCCGCCCTTGGCGAGACCTGGCAGGACCAGGAGCAGGTGAAATTTGCCGATGAATTCAAACAGACCCTCAAGGCGCTCAAGCGCTTCATCGAGGTGGCCGACCAGCACGTGCCCTACCTCATGCGCAAGGCCCAGCGCATTCAGGAGTATCTGAATCAGCGTTAAACCATGGCCGAACGTGCGCACGTCTCCTCCACCGAGGCCATTGACACGTTCAAAGCCGCGCTGGTGGTGTATCTGAGCAAGTCGCGCCTGCTGCTGGAAGACGCCTGCGACGAAGTGCTCCGCCTCCGCACCTGGCTCCAGACCGACCGCCGCCTCTACTGGGAAGCCCAGGTCCGCCGCCGCCAGAAAATCCTCGAAGAGGCCCGCCAGGCCCTCTTTGGCGCCAGCATGGCCAATCTCCGCGAGCCTTCCGCCGCCGAACGCCTCGCCGTCCAGCGCGCCCAGCGCGCCCTGGCCGAGGCCGAGGAAAAACTGAACCGCGTCAAACACTGGACCCGCGAATACGAGCACCGCGTGGAGCCGCTGTTGCGCCAGTTGGAAAGCCTCCGCACCGTGCTCACCCACGACATGCCCAAAGGCGTGGCCTACTTGAATCAAATCCTGCAAACCCTCGACGCCTATACCGGCATGAAAGCTCCTGCCATCGAGCCAGCCACCGAGCCGGGCAGTGAGGGCAGGGAAAGCAGCGCCTCGGACCCGGCGGCAGAACAAGGCGGCGCAAAAACAGAAGGAGGCCCCGCATGAGTGTTGGCAACAACGGCAAAACCCTCATGGCCCTCACCAAGGACCTCATGCTGCGCTGGGAGGAAACCCGCAATTACTGGCGCGACGCCAAAAGCGAGGAGTTTGAACGGCGTTTCCTGGCCGAATTGATGACCGGCGTGGACAAATCGGCCGAAGTTTTTGAGCATCTGGACAAATTGATGCAGCACGTCCGCAACGATTGTGAGTAACCCCCTGACCATTCCCCAGACGTTGGATTTGTTGGAGCGCCTCAAAACCCTCGTGCGCGATTGTGCCCGGCGGGAGGAGCAGCTCCTGCGCGACGAACGCCAGAAACGCGACGCCATCGAGCGCCATCATCGCACCGCCCGCGAAGAGCTGGAAACCTGGCGCGCCGCCGAGGAAAGCAAAATCCGCACCCGGGCCGAAGCGCAACAGGCGGCGCTGGAGCAGCGGCATCGCCAGCGCCTGGAGCGCATCCGCCGCGGCCACCGGCCCAGCAAGGCCTACGCCCTCAAACGCATCGAAGACCACGAAGGCCGCCAGAAGGTGGCGCTGCAAAAAGCCCAGATGGAGGCCGCCCGCAACCGCGAGCAGGCCCTGGCCCAAAATGACGCCACCCTGGCCGCCTTCCACGAAAAACTGGGGGGCCTGCGCGCGGAGTTCGAGACCCTCGAACAGCACGCCCTCCGCGTCATGAGCGGCTACGGGCGTTTCAAAAAAATGCTTACCGGCGCCGGCCTGCCCGAGGAGCCGGAGCCGGCCGGCGACGAATACCCGTTGCTGGAAAAACTGGAGCAGTTGCGCGGCCAGGTGGAGGCGGATTTGCGCCAGTTCCGCCGGCGGCCAGCCGCGTGGTTCTACCGGCTGCTGCCGGTGTGGGTGCAGGGCATCCTCCTGGTGGCCCTGGGCGCCGGACTGCCGCCCCTGCTGCACTATTTCAAAGCAGGCGAAATCTCTTGGTCCCTCACCGGCGGCGTCGCCGGCGCCCTGCTGGCGGGCACGCTGGTTTGGTATTTTCTGAGCCGCAACACCGCCACGCCGGAGGCCCGCAAAATCGCCCAGGCCCTCGAGCGCGCCCGCCGCTGGCACAACGCCGCCTTGAACAAGGCCCAGGCCCGCCACGCCGCCGAAGTGGAGCGCATCGAAACCGCGCTGCGCCTCGCCAATGAAGAAATCAACCGCCGCTGGCAGGAGGCCACCGAGGAGGCCGCGCGGTTGCGCGAGTTCTGGCCCCAGGAAATTGACCGCAAGCTGGGGCGCGTGATGGAGCATCACGAGCAGCTCAGCCAGCGGCGCTTGCAAGGCATCCTGCAGCAGCGCGAGACCGCCCTCCAGCAGTTGCAGCAGGAATACGAGCGCCGGTTGCACGATTTGGAGCAGCACCGCGCCGAGCGCACCGCCCGCCTCAACGCCGAAACGGACGCCCTGTGGGCCGCCTTGATGCAGGACTGGCAGGCCCAATGCGAACCCTTGTTGCGCGAAGCCCAGGCGGCGGCGGAGTTTGCCCGCCAGGACACCCCGCCGTGGGAGCCGCCCTTCTGGGAGCATTGGACCCCGCCCGAGACCGCCCGCAACCGCGTCAAGTTCGGCCAACTGGAGGTGGATTTGCGCCTCTATGCCGAGGGCGCCCCCAAAGACCCGCGCCTGCCCATGCCCGGCGGCGGCCACTTGTCCCTGCCCTTGTGGCTTCTGTATCCGCAGCAGGGCTGTCTGTTGTTTGAGACCCACCGCACCGGCGGCGCCGAGGCCATCGCCGCCATCAACAACATCCTCTTCCGCCTGCTGGCCACCACGCCGCCCGGCAAGCTCAGCTTCACCATCATTGACCCGGTCAAGCTCGGCCAGAACTTTGCCGGCATCATGCACCTGGCCGATTACGAGGATAACCTCATCAACGGCCGCATCTGGACGCAGACCACCCAGATTGAGGAGCGCCTCAAGGACCTCACCGAGCACATGGAGAAGGTCATCCAGATGTACCTGCGCAACGAATACGAGACCATCGCCGAATACAACGCGCAGGCCGGCAAAATTGCCGAGAAATATCACTTCGTCATCATCGCGGACTTTCCCATGAACTTCAGCGACGCCGCCGCCAAACGGCTGTTGCACATTGCCTCCAGCGGCGCCCGCTGCGGCGTTTATACGCTGATTCACTGGGACCACCGTTACCCCGCCACGGCGGACCTCGCGCCGGATGTCCTCCGCAAAAACAGCGTTTGCATCCAGCGCCCCGGCGATTTCTTCACCCTGGCCCGCCTGGGGCCGGTGGGCGTGCGCCTGCAACTGGACCCGCCGCCGCCAGCGGAGCTGGCCACCGCTTTCCTCCATCAAGTGGGCGAGCTGAGCCGCGGCGCCAACCGCGTCGAGGTCCCCTTCGAGCAGGTGGCCCCGGCGCCCGAGGAGGTCTGGGCGCTCGACACCGCCGAGGAATTGCGCGTGCCCATCGGCCGCAGCGGGGCCACCAAGTTGCAATTCCTTGCCATTGGCCGCGGCACCAAGCAGCACGCCCTGGTGGCCGGCAAGACCGGCTCCGGCAAATCCACCCTCTTCCACGTCATCATCACCAACCTCGCCCGCTGGGCCAGCCCCGAGCAGGTGGAGTTTTACCTGGTGGACTTCAAGAAAGGCGTCGAGTTCAAGTGCTACGCCCAGCACCGCCTGCCCCATGCCCGCGTCGTCGCCATTGAAAGCGACCGTGAGTTTGGCCTCAGCGTGCTTCAGCGCCTGGATGAAGAGCTGCGCCGCCGCGGCGATTTGTTTCGCCAGGCGGGTGTTCAGGACCTCGCCGGGTACCGCCGCGCGGGCGGCCCGGAAAAACTGCCGCGCACCCTGCTCTTGATTGATGAGTTTCAGGAGTTCTTTGTCGAGGACGACCGCATTGCGCAAACCGCGGCGGTGTTGCTGGACCGCATCGTGCGCCAGGGCCGCGCCTTTGGCATCCACGTCATTCTTGGCTCCCAAACCCTCGGCGGCGCCTACACCCTGGCCCGCACCACCATGGGGCAGATGGTCATTCGCATCGCCCTCCAGTGCAATGAGGCCGATGCCTACCTCATCATGGATGAAAACAACGCCGCCCCGCGCCTGCTCTCGCGCCCCGGCGAAGGCATCTACAACGACGCGGCTGGCGCGCTCGAAGGCAACAGCCCCTTCCAGACCGTCTGGCTCCCCGAGGACGAGCGCGACCAGGTGCTGGCCGAGGTCCGCGCCCGGGCCGACCGGGAAACGCCGCAGTACACCGGCCCGGTGGTCTTTGAGGGCAATGCGCCGGCCGATGTGCGCGACAATCACGCTTTGAAGGCGCTCCTGGCCCAGCGTCCCACCCAGACCCCGCCGCTGGTGCGGCTCTG
This is a stretch of genomic DNA from Fontisphaera persica. It encodes these proteins:
- a CDS encoding WXG100 family type VII secretion target — translated: MPQAIMDPEDVRRFAEELQRFNRDLQNRLSSLQARFAALGETWQDQEQVKFADEFKQTLKALKRFIEVADQHVPYLMRKAQRIQEYLNQR
- a CDS encoding FtsK/SpoIIIE domain-containing protein, producing the protein MSNPLTIPQTLDLLERLKTLVRDCARREEQLLRDERQKRDAIERHHRTAREELETWRAAEESKIRTRAEAQQAALEQRHRQRLERIRRGHRPSKAYALKRIEDHEGRQKVALQKAQMEAARNREQALAQNDATLAAFHEKLGGLRAEFETLEQHALRVMSGYGRFKKMLTGAGLPEEPEPAGDEYPLLEKLEQLRGQVEADLRQFRRRPAAWFYRLLPVWVQGILLVALGAGLPPLLHYFKAGEISWSLTGGVAGALLAGTLVWYFLSRNTATPEARKIAQALERARRWHNAALNKAQARHAAEVERIETALRLANEEINRRWQEATEEAARLREFWPQEIDRKLGRVMEHHEQLSQRRLQGILQQRETALQQLQQEYERRLHDLEQHRAERTARLNAETDALWAALMQDWQAQCEPLLREAQAAAEFARQDTPPWEPPFWEHWTPPETARNRVKFGQLEVDLRLYAEGAPKDPRLPMPGGGHLSLPLWLLYPQQGCLLFETHRTGGAEAIAAINNILFRLLATTPPGKLSFTIIDPVKLGQNFAGIMHLADYEDNLINGRIWTQTTQIEERLKDLTEHMEKVIQMYLRNEYETIAEYNAQAGKIAEKYHFVIIADFPMNFSDAAAKRLLHIASSGARCGVYTLIHWDHRYPATADLAPDVLRKNSVCIQRPGDFFTLARLGPVGVRLQLDPPPPAELATAFLHQVGELSRGANRVEVPFEQVAPAPEEVWALDTAEELRVPIGRSGATKLQFLAIGRGTKQHALVAGKTGSGKSTLFHVIITNLARWASPEQVEFYLVDFKKGVEFKCYAQHRLPHARVVAIESDREFGLSVLQRLDEELRRRGDLFRQAGVQDLAGYRRAGGPEKLPRTLLLIDEFQEFFVEDDRIAQTAAVLLDRIVRQGRAFGIHVILGSQTLGGAYTLARTTMGQMVIRIALQCNEADAYLIMDENNAAPRLLSRPGEGIYNDAAGALEGNSPFQTVWLPEDERDQVLAEVRARADRETPQYTGPVVFEGNAPADVRDNHALKALLAQRPTQTPPLVRLWLGAPNSIKGPTEVVFQRRSGNNLLIVGQRDEAILTLVTVGAVSLAAHYPPGAARFYFLDASPPETPPRQLIEQLSAIIPHPFTLAKSGDLGDLLGELARELRARTDTDAAQAPEIFVFLHGLQNFKKLKVEDEFAFSMDSGGEASPSAQLSQLITEGPTHGIHLIVAVDTYNNVNRFLGRKALSEFEMRVLFQMSANDSASLCDDPGASHLGLHCGLFYNEQEGYLEKFRPYAVPDRSWWEQAARALRG